From the Acinetobacter wanghuae genome, one window contains:
- a CDS encoding IS982 family transposase, which yields MFNSTELFCLIDDFFLKFEATYWNFLKQSNRSLRIRTAHLTISEICFIAIWYKCSHFNNFKAFFIWLKEDKNHLFKYLPCYQRMIHLINMHQLALHALHVVLMKDQGTQYLWIDSTTLPVCKNQRIQRHKSLAKIASRGKSSMGWFYGCKLHIAMNQFGEIACSALSNGHVADIKMVERLVKEVEAKLYGDRGYISQELKIRLKEQGIDLITYHRKNMQATQLSESDKYHLKQRNKIETLFSLLKGQYNLVTSKARSVHGFLGGIYASLCAYQLIHKNKPTIQIMESSA from the coding sequence ATGTTTAATAGTACCGAATTATTTTGCTTAATTGATGATTTCTTTCTTAAATTTGAAGCAACCTACTGGAATTTTCTTAAGCAAAGTAATCGTTCCTTAAGAATCAGAACTGCTCATTTAACCATTTCAGAAATCTGTTTTATCGCTATTTGGTACAAATGTTCTCATTTCAATAATTTCAAAGCATTTTTCATTTGGTTAAAAGAAGATAAAAACCATTTATTTAAGTATTTGCCTTGCTATCAAAGGATGATTCATCTGATCAATATGCACCAATTGGCTCTACACGCTTTACATGTGGTGCTGATGAAAGACCAAGGTACACAATATTTATGGATTGATTCAACAACTCTGCCAGTTTGTAAAAATCAACGTATTCAACGCCATAAATCTTTAGCTAAAATTGCATCTCGTGGTAAAAGTTCAATGGGCTGGTTTTATGGCTGTAAATTGCACATTGCAATGAACCAATTTGGTGAAATTGCTTGTTCTGCTTTATCGAATGGACATGTTGCTGACATAAAAATGGTTGAGAGACTCGTTAAAGAGGTGGAAGCAAAGTTGTATGGAGATCGTGGCTATATTAGTCAAGAACTGAAGATTAGATTAAAAGAGCAAGGCATTGATTTAATTACCTATCATCGAAAAAATATGCAGGCTACACAACTTTCTGAGTCAGATAAATATCACTTAAAACAGCGTAATAAGATAGAGACTTTATTCAGTTTATTGAAAGGTCAGTACAATTTAGTGACAAGCAAAGCACGTAGTGTTCATGGATTTCTAGGAGGGATTTACGCGTCCTTGTGTGCATATCAACTGATCCATAAAAATAAGCCAACAATTCAAATTATGGAGTCATCGGCTTAA
- a CDS encoding DUF962 domain-containing protein has product MNAQVQPKYEDIPEPQQRMPIKHYPDFYRFYLTEHRNIMSRRLHVAGSSLGLYFFGKAIVQRKPKYFLYGLASGYACAWVGHFIFEKNKPASFKQPLYSFISDWRMFADVLRGNISLIDRAFDKIPS; this is encoded by the coding sequence ATGAATGCCCAAGTACAACCAAAATATGAAGATATACCTGAGCCACAGCAGCGTATGCCCATTAAACATTATCCAGATTTTTATCGTTTCTATTTAACTGAACATCGCAATATCATGAGTCGCCGTTTGCATGTGGCAGGAAGTAGTTTGGGGCTGTATTTTTTTGGCAAAGCGATTGTGCAACGCAAACCTAAATATTTTCTTTATGGTCTTGCATCAGGTTATGCCTGTGCATGGGTTGGACATTTTATTTTTGAAAAAAACAAACCCGCGAGCTTTAAACAACCGTTGTATAGTTTCATTTCCGATTGGCGTATGTTCGCGGATGTGCTTCGTGGCAATATTAGCCTTATTGATCGTGCTTTTGATAAAATCCCATCTTAA
- the hemL gene encoding glutamate-1-semialdehyde 2,1-aminomutase, with product MSLSPKQEQLFKQANKHIPGGVNSPVRAFNGVGGTPVFIEKAQGAYLFDVDGKRYVDYVGSWGPMILGHAHPAIIKAVQDAAVDGLSFGAPTVHETTLADIICDIMPSIELVRMTNSGTEATMTAIRLARGYTGRDKIVKFEGCYHGHSDSLLVKAGSGLLTKGEGEATSAGVPADFAKHTLTLPYNDIETLKECFAKFGSEIAGVIVEPVAGNMNLVKPIDGFLQAIRDVCDEHGSVFIIDEVMTGFRVGLGGAQAHYGVTPDLTTLGKIIGAGLPVGAFGGKREVMECIAPLGNVYQAGTLSGNPLAMRAGIEMFKHLRAEGFYENLTAKLATLLAGLEAAARDAGVAFKTQQVGGMFGIYFTDQDDIASFDSMLKCDVEAFRKFFHGMLKRGVNLAPSAFEAGFFSAAHSDEDIEFTIQAAKETFAEMKG from the coding sequence ATGAGCTTATCTCCAAAGCAAGAACAATTGTTTAAACAAGCCAATAAACATATTCCAGGTGGCGTCAATTCTCCTGTACGTGCCTTCAACGGTGTTGGCGGAACCCCTGTGTTTATTGAAAAAGCACAAGGTGCATATCTATTTGATGTGGATGGCAAACGCTATGTCGATTATGTCGGTTCATGGGGACCGATGATTTTGGGTCATGCGCATCCTGCCATTATTAAAGCGGTTCAAGATGCTGCCGTAGATGGTTTAAGTTTTGGTGCGCCAACGGTACATGAAACCACACTTGCAGACATTATCTGCGACATCATGCCGTCAATTGAATTGGTGCGTATGACCAACTCAGGTACAGAAGCCACCATGACTGCGATTCGCTTAGCACGTGGTTATACTGGTCGTGACAAGATCGTAAAATTTGAAGGTTGCTACCACGGTCACTCAGATTCATTGTTGGTCAAAGCGGGTTCAGGTTTGCTTACCAAAGGTGAGGGTGAAGCGACATCTGCGGGTGTGCCTGCTGATTTTGCAAAACATACCTTAACGCTTCCATACAACGACATTGAAACTTTAAAAGAATGCTTTGCGAAATTTGGTTCTGAAATTGCAGGGGTGATTGTTGAACCTGTTGCAGGTAACATGAATTTGGTTAAACCAATTGATGGTTTCTTACAAGCGATTCGTGATGTCTGTGATGAACATGGTTCAGTGTTTATCATTGATGAAGTGATGACTGGTTTCCGTGTTGGTCTTGGCGGTGCACAGGCGCATTATGGCGTTACTCCTGATTTAACCACGTTGGGTAAAATCATTGGTGCAGGCTTACCGGTAGGTGCATTTGGTGGTAAGCGTGAAGTGATGGAATGTATTGCACCGCTCGGTAATGTTTATCAAGCAGGCACATTGTCAGGTAATCCATTGGCTATGCGTGCCGGTATCGAGATGTTTAAGCATCTACGTGCGGAAGGTTTCTATGAAAACCTCACTGCTAAACTTGCGACTTTGCTCGCAGGTTTAGAAGCTGCAGCGCGCGATGCAGGTGTAGCATTTAAGACTCAACAAGTCGGCGGTATGTTTGGTATTTACTTTACTGATCAAGATGACATTGCAAGCTTTGATTCAATGTTGAAGTGTGATGTTGAGGCTTTCCGTAAATTCTTCCACGGTATGCTTAAACGTGGTGTCAACCTTGCACCTTCTGCATTTGAAGCTGGCTTCTTCTCAGCAGCGCATTCGGATGAAGATATTGAATTTACCATTCAAGCTGCGAAAGAGACATTTGCTGAAATGAAAGGTTAA
- the thiE gene encoding thiamine phosphate synthase: protein MRGLYLITNDDPIEVLLAKLEGAMANGGVAVLQYRRKKVAKEDQAYEIEYMRDMCAQYKVPFVINDDLETAVKYGVGVHLGQNDGSIVDAVARLPKNVLIGRSCNNSIELAEQAIRDGANYVAFGAIYATNSKPEAGNIGLDTLKAAQGKFNVPVCAIGGLTVENAKEVIASGADMCAVISDVLARPMHGIPERLDEWSELFQATV, encoded by the coding sequence ATGCGCGGTTTATACTTAATTACCAATGACGATCCTATTGAAGTCTTGCTTGCAAAATTAGAAGGTGCGATGGCAAATGGCGGTGTCGCTGTTTTGCAATATCGCCGTAAAAAAGTGGCAAAAGAAGATCAAGCTTACGAAATCGAATATATGCGCGACATGTGCGCACAATACAAAGTGCCGTTTGTGATTAATGATGATTTAGAAACAGCGGTTAAATATGGCGTAGGTGTGCATTTGGGACAAAATGATGGCTCAATTGTTGATGCTGTTGCACGGTTACCAAAAAATGTCTTGATTGGTCGTAGCTGCAATAACTCCATTGAACTTGCTGAACAAGCCATTCGTGATGGTGCAAATTATGTTGCCTTTGGCGCAATCTATGCGACAAACAGCAAACCTGAAGCAGGCAATATTGGTTTAGATACTTTAAAAGCCGCACAAGGTAAATTTAATGTGCCTGTATGTGCGATTGGTGGTTTGACCGTTGAAAATGCAAAAGAAGTCATCGCATCAGGTGCGGATATGTGTGCGGTGATTAGTGATGTACTCGCGCGCCCCATGCACGGTATTCCTGAGCGCTTAGATGAATGGTCTGAGCTTTTCCAAGCGACTGTATAA